Proteins encoded by one window of Lutibacter sp. A64:
- a CDS encoding TlpA family protein disulfide reductase, with amino-acid sequence MQNTILLLISLFFIGFTSDNKEIVTKQPLNNATIPVYNFSELEPLLYTDSEKIHIVNFWAMWCAPCVKELPIFQAYEKNNENVEMIFVSLDFPEDIETKLKPFLEKKGITSKVVLLDDPDANTWIDKIDPNWSGAIPFTIVFNKNKRSFHERAFENIEDLETEINNTINN; translated from the coding sequence ATGCAAAATACTATTTTACTACTAATTTCTTTATTCTTTATTGGATTTACTTCAGATAATAAAGAAATAGTTACAAAACAACCATTAAATAACGCTACCATACCGGTTTATAACTTTTCTGAATTAGAGCCTTTATTATATACAGATTCAGAAAAAATACATATTGTAAATTTTTGGGCTATGTGGTGTGCTCCTTGCGTAAAAGAGTTACCAATTTTTCAAGCGTATGAAAAAAATAATGAAAATGTAGAAATGATTTTTGTGAGTCTTGATTTTCCTGAAGATATTGAAACAAAACTTAAACCATTTTTAGAAAAAAAAGGAATTACATCAAAAGTTGTGCTTTTAGACGATCCAGATGCAAATACTTGGATAGATAAAATTGACCCTAATTGGTCTGGTGCAATACCATTTACCATAGTATTCAATAAAAATAAGCGATCTTTTCACGAACGTGCTTTTGAAAATATTGAAGACTTAGAAACTGAAATTAATAACACAATAAATAACTAA
- a CDS encoding thioredoxin family protein: MKKSNLTFTVILILCSFLTTINTNAQERKGPPKGGHSPQQTKTLDEIGGYKIGEVATDFNLKNVDGTMFSLADIKDAKGYIVVFTCNECPFAKMYEDRLIELHNKYVSQGYAVVAINPNVSENNAKESFESMQKRATEKKFPFVYLADEKHDVFPKYGAVRTPHVFLLDSDKKVQYIGTIDDNARSAANVKVKYLENAIQALQKGTTPEVTFTKAIGCPVKAI, translated from the coding sequence ATGAAGAAAAGTAATTTAACATTCACAGTAATTTTAATTTTATGTAGTTTTTTAACAACTATAAATACAAATGCGCAAGAAAGAAAGGGACCTCCAAAAGGTGGTCACAGTCCTCAACAAACTAAAACTTTGGATGAAATTGGAGGTTATAAAATAGGTGAAGTTGCTACTGACTTTAATCTTAAAAATGTTGACGGTACTATGTTTTCTTTAGCAGATATTAAAGACGCAAAAGGATATATTGTAGTATTTACTTGTAATGAATGCCCGTTTGCTAAAATGTATGAAGATCGTTTAATAGAGCTTCATAATAAATATGTTTCACAAGGATATGCTGTAGTAGCTATTAACCCAAATGTAAGTGAAAATAACGCGAAAGAAAGTTTTGAATCAATGCAAAAAAGAGCAACAGAAAAGAAATTTCCTTTTGTTTATTTAGCTGATGAAAAACATGATGTTTTTCCAAAATATGGAGCTGTTAGAACACCTCACGTATTTTTATTAGATAGCGATAAAAAAGTACAATACATAGGTACTATAGACGATAATGCTAGGTCTGCGGCTAATGTTAAAGTAAAATACCTTGAAAACGCGATACAGGCGCTTCAAAAAGGAACAACTCCAGAAGTTACTTTTACTAAAGCAATTGGCTGCCCTGTAAAAGCAATTTAA
- a CDS encoding 3-oxoacyl-ACP synthase, translated as MMNYLKIKQQLLEQCFHFVRQKSAVISQSIASNKNDLFSETKSSAGDKHETGRAMIQLEMEKSSQQLAEIEAMNAVLNKISIEKSSEVVCLGSLIKTSKGTYFLAISVGKILVEDATYFAISSQSPIGKQLLGQKIGGTLAFNNAEILEIF; from the coding sequence ATGATGAATTATTTAAAAATAAAACAACAATTACTTGAACAGTGTTTTCACTTTGTTCGACAAAAAAGTGCTGTTATTAGCCAAAGTATCGCTTCTAACAAAAACGATTTATTTTCTGAAACTAAAAGTTCTGCTGGCGACAAACACGAAACCGGTAGAGCAATGATTCAGTTAGAAATGGAAAAATCGAGTCAACAATTAGCCGAAATTGAAGCTATGAATGCCGTTTTAAACAAAATTTCAATTGAAAAATCTTCTGAAGTTGTTTGTTTAGGAAGTCTTATTAAAACTTCAAAAGGCACTTATTTTTTAGCTATTAGTGTTGGAAAAATTTTGGTTGAAGACGCTACTTATTTCGCAATCTCTTCGCAATCTCCTATTGGAAAGCAATTATTAGGACAAAAAATTGGAGGAACTCTAGCTTTTAACAATGCCGAAATTTTGGAGATTTTTTAA
- a CDS encoding TIGR01212 family radical SAM protein (This family includes YhcC from E. coli K-12, an uncharacterized radical SAM protein.), which yields MQITGKRYLDYSSFIKLNFGERVQKISLDIGFSCPNRDGTKGFGGCTYCNNNTFNPEYCEPQKSVKTQLEHGIEFFSRKGKNNKYLAYFQAYTNTYSDFESLKQLYLEALSVPKVVGLVIGTRPDCISKEIIDFLDELSKTYFISLEFGVESTNEATLLKVNRCHTYEETKETYNLCKNKGFHLGAHIILGLPGETKAALMNHAVELSKLPISTLKLHHLQIVKNSVMAVQYKRNPENFNLFAAEDYIDFVSEFITYLRPDIIIERFISEAPKDLLIAPKWGGLKNFEIVAKIDKNLQKNNSWQGMNY from the coding sequence ATGCAAATTACAGGAAAACGATATTTAGATTATAGCTCTTTTATTAAATTAAATTTTGGTGAACGTGTACAAAAAATTTCATTAGATATTGGATTTTCTTGTCCAAACAGAGACGGAACAAAAGGTTTTGGTGGTTGCACGTATTGCAATAATAATACTTTTAATCCAGAATATTGCGAACCTCAAAAAAGTGTTAAAACACAATTAGAACATGGTATTGAATTCTTTTCTAGAAAAGGGAAAAACAATAAATATTTAGCATATTTTCAAGCTTATACAAATACCTATTCTGATTTTGAATCGCTAAAACAGCTGTATTTAGAAGCTTTAAGCGTGCCAAAAGTTGTTGGCTTGGTTATTGGAACACGTCCAGATTGTATTTCAAAAGAAATTATAGATTTTTTAGACGAACTTTCTAAAACCTATTTTATATCTTTAGAATTTGGTGTAGAAAGTACAAACGAAGCAACCTTATTAAAAGTAAATCGTTGTCATACCTACGAAGAAACTAAGGAAACATATAATTTGTGTAAAAATAAAGGCTTTCATTTAGGCGCACATATAATTTTAGGACTGCCAGGAGAAACTAAAGCTGCGTTAATGAATCATGCCGTAGAATTATCGAAATTACCAATTTCTACTTTAAAATTACATCATTTACAGATTGTAAAAAACTCGGTAATGGCAGTTCAATACAAACGAAATCCTGAGAATTTTAACTTATTTGCTGCAGAAGATTATATAGATTTTGTGTCTGAATTTATTACCTATTTACGGCCAGATATTATTATTGAGCGTTTTATTAGTGAAGCTCCGAAAGACTTGTTAATTGCACCAAAATGGGGTGGACTTAAAAATTTTGAGATTGTAGCTAAAATTGATAAAAACCTTCAGAAAAATAATTCTTGGCAAGGGATGAATTATTAA
- a CDS encoding TetR/AcrR family transcriptional regulator gives MISQYKKDKRELLLEAATKLFVERGLHATPTSAISKEAGVSAGILFHYFKTKEDLIDELYISIKKEYSSAILEAIDKIKSDLGKLRLIWSNSWSWALDNDLKFKFLLQIDNTSCAERVKTHPDIITKYEVFNNLIQGYIDKKLIKNMDTHFLMASMFGLITSMVSYITQFPEKRNDLVFIEQAWEQFYNYLKL, from the coding sequence GTGATTAGTCAATATAAAAAAGATAAAAGAGAATTATTGTTAGAAGCAGCAACCAAACTTTTTGTAGAAAGAGGTTTGCATGCTACACCAACATCAGCAATTTCAAAAGAAGCTGGAGTTAGTGCTGGAATTTTGTTTCATTACTTTAAAACCAAAGAAGATTTAATTGATGAATTGTATATTTCTATTAAAAAAGAATATTCTTCTGCCATTCTTGAAGCTATAGACAAAATTAAATCTGACCTTGGAAAATTAAGATTAATTTGGTCAAATTCTTGGAGCTGGGCTTTAGATAATGATTTGAAATTTAAGTTTTTATTACAAATAGATAATACCAGTTGTGCAGAGCGCGTAAAAACACACCCAGATATTATTACCAAATATGAAGTGTTTAACAACTTAATACAAGGATATATAGATAAAAAACTAATCAAAAATATGGATACTCATTTTTTAATGGCATCTATGTTTGGTTTAATTACATCAATGGTTAGTTATATTACCCAGTTCCCAGAGAAAAGAAACGATTTAGTTTTTATTGAGCAAGCTTGGGAACAATTTTATAATTATTTAAAGCTTTAA
- a CDS encoding SDR family NAD(P)-dependent oxidoreductase: MKNIALITGASTGIGKELATIHAENGGDLILVARSKKNLDLLKATLEKKHGVNVLVIVKDLSNLNAAKELFDEVNNAGIEIDYLMNNAGFGALGKFHELDLERQIAMINLNVTSLTALTHYFMPNFIKRNSGKILNTSSTASFMPGPLQAVYFATKAYVTFFSNALAEELCDTNITVTNLMPGATESEFGATSGMDKTEMFKKTATARSVAEDGYRGMLKGKLDVVSGLTTMQKIMMAMIPFTPKKMLLKQIRRMQEVK; encoded by the coding sequence ATGAAAAATATAGCATTAATAACAGGAGCATCTACCGGAATAGGAAAAGAATTAGCTACCATACACGCAGAAAATGGAGGCGATTTAATATTGGTAGCCAGAAGTAAAAAGAACTTAGATTTATTAAAAGCAACCTTAGAAAAAAAGCACGGTGTAAATGTGTTGGTAATTGTTAAAGATTTAAGCAATTTAAATGCTGCCAAAGAACTATTCGATGAGGTAAATAATGCTGGAATTGAAATAGATTATTTAATGAATAATGCGGGTTTTGGAGCTTTAGGGAAATTCCACGAATTAGATTTAGAGCGTCAAATTGCAATGATAAACCTTAATGTAACGTCATTAACCGCATTAACGCATTATTTTATGCCTAACTTTATAAAAAGAAATTCTGGAAAAATATTAAACACTTCTTCAACGGCAAGCTTTATGCCTGGTCCGTTGCAAGCTGTTTATTTTGCGACAAAAGCGTATGTTACATTTTTTAGCAATGCACTTGCAGAAGAATTATGCGACACCAATATTACTGTAACTAATTTAATGCCGGGTGCTACAGAAAGCGAATTTGGTGCAACTTCTGGAATGGATAAAACAGAAATGTTTAAAAAAACAGCGACCGCCCGTAGTGTGGCAGAAGATGGTTATAGAGGAATGTTAAAAGGAAAGTTAGATGTTGTTTCGGGTTTAACAACAATGCAAAAAATAATGATGGCTATGATTCCTTTTACTCCTAAAAAAATGTTGTTAAAGCAAATTCGTAGAATGCAAGAAGTAAAATAA